In Ctenopharyngodon idella isolate HZGC_01 chromosome 2, HZGC01, whole genome shotgun sequence, the following are encoded in one genomic region:
- the LOC127499646 gene encoding leukotriene B4 receptor 1-like codes for MESGNQSTSMENMTTINSEDKSIVGNSISVAFGALILSIVFLLGVPGNLFIIWSILARARKWSVTTLLILNLACVHGCLMCLTIFFIIYLAKQSWIFGGVMCKMLFYLCNTNMYASIMIITLMSLHRLVAVVWPKYLKACTRRRTVLLVLGGLWIVVFLLALPALRFRKTMDYRNGRTLCETNHSSLQHVILQYTLETVVGFLVPYVIIVSSYACILRRLRQTMFKRRIRSENLIQAIIVAFCIFWLPYHIINVVQVVAALIQDGSTKKRLDHIWQSSRAVTSALAFISSCANPILYTFAGRSYIKADGLAFMARLFEGTVLDYGARKRPKDQTSNLTECRNI; via the exons ATGGAATCAGGAAATCAGAGCACCTCCATGGAGAACATGACAACAATCAATTCTGAGGATAAGAGCATTGTGGGTAACAGTATTTCTGTTGCCTTTGGGGCCCTCATCCTCAGCATCGTCTTCCTCCTGGGTGTTCCTGGCAACCTCTTCATTATCTGGAGCATCCTGGCACGTGCCCGCAAATGGTCGGTCACTACCCTGCTCATCCTCAACCTGGCGTGTGTACACGGTTGTCTGATGTGTCTGActattttctttataatttaCCTAGCCAAGCAGAGCTGGATATTTGGAGGTGTCATGTGCAAGATGCTTTTCTATTTGTGCAACACAAACATGTACGCTTCTATTATGATCATTACGCTGATGAGTCTACACAGACTGGTGGCAGTGGTGTGGCCCAAATACTTGAAAGCCTGTACTCGTAGACGGACGGTATTACTTGTGCTCGGGGGCCTGTGGATTGTCGTATTTCTTTTGGCTCTTCCTGCTTTGAGATTCAGAAAAACGATGGACTATAGAAACGGACGCACATTGTGTGAAACTAATCACAGCAGTTTACAGCAT GTGATACTCCAGTACACACTTGAGACAGTGGTGGGCTTCCTGGTACCGTATGTGATCATAGTCAGCAGTTATGCGTGTATCCTTCGCCGCCTCAGACAGACCATGTTCAAGAGAAGGATACGAAGCGAGAACCTCATTCAAGCCATCATTGTGGCATTCTGCATTTTTTGGCTTCCTTATCATATTATTAATGTAGTACAA GTGGTGGCAGCACTTATACAAGATGGATCAACCAAAAAAAG ATTGGATCATATCTGGCAGTCCAGTCGTGCGGTTACATCCGCTCTGGCTTTTATCAGTAGTTGTGCCAATCCTATCCTCTACACCTTTGCCGGACGCTCCTACATCAAAGCTGATGGCCTGGCATTCATGGCCAGACTCTTTGAGGGCACGGTCCTGGACTATGGTGCCCGAAAAAGACCAAAAGACCAGACTTCAAATCTCACAGAGTGCAGAAACATATGA
- the LOC127499714 gene encoding complement C1q-like protein 2 has protein sequence MVQNSTCTMKIIAMKMLAAQKMLLLLCVWVSLAHDSITSAQLKNIEERLTATEETLKELKKENEALRILTKSSSDKLESLQAENKAKEVAFSVGLVASGSQQFGPFEARTPLIYKKIFTNTGNAYDSNTGIFTAPVNGVYFFRFYAHAHSTNQMAVSLLKNKQIQCSVFTEKPVTNANASNGVVLSLEKGDQVSTQLWDNSWVYDNESSFTSFSGFLLFPL, from the exons ATGGTGCAAAATTCAACATGCACTATGAAAATCATAGCTATGAAGATGTTGGCAGCTCAAAAGATGCTTTTATTGCTCTGTGTTTGGGTCTCACTGGCACATGATTCAATCACATCGGCACAGCTGAAGAACATTGAGGAAAGGCTGACAGCCACAGAGGAAACTCTGAAAGAGCTGAAGAAAGAGAATGAAG CTTTAAGGATTTTGACAAAATCCTCAAGTGATAAGCTTGAATCTCTCCAGGCAGAGAATAAAG CCAAAGAGGTTGCCTTTTCAGTTGGACTTGTGGCATCTGGATCACAACAATTTGGACCCTTTGAAGCTCGGACACCCCTGATCTACAAAAAAATTTTCACTAACACGGGAAATGCGTATGACTCCAACACAG GTATTTTCACAGCACCAGTGAATGGAGTCTACTTCTTCAGATTTTATGCTCACGCTCACTCTACTAATCAAATGGCAGTTAGTCtccttaaaaataaacaaatccaGTGCTCTGTGTTTACTGAGAAGCCCGTGACCAATGCTAACGCCAGCAATGGTGTCGTTCTCTCGCTGGAGAAGGGTGATCAAGTGAGCACACAGCTGTGGGACAACAGCTGGGTTTATGATAATGAAAGCAGCTTCACCAGTTTCAGCGGTTTTCTGCTTTTTCCTCTGTGA
- the si:ch211-284o19.8 gene encoding protein lifeguard 1: MTDVEIQKTQGDSMTQSDPSHAMTAPMHDPPPYMPPPYPTGPAMYPQPVPAQAGFIQPDLPPEEAGVIKTEPNLADDEEHQMFVSSFEEDKVQKAFIRKVFSVITIQLLVTFTVVCVFTFSKTVKAAVRHNIWAYLSSYIIFLVVALCLSISTKFSRSHPWNLIGLSVITLSLSYMVGTVASYHNTDAVIIALGSTLVISFTIIIFSAQTRLDFTICNGILLVLSVNFLMFGFFTIFFYTNVLQVFYGFLGALLYAMFLAVDCQLVMGRKKYSLSPEEYVFAALIIYLDIILIFLYILMILSGGSKS; encoded by the exons ATGACGGACGTAGAGATCCAAAAAACTCAGGGTGACTCTATGACTCAGAGTGACCCTAGCCATGCGATGACAGCACCAATGCATGATCCCCCTCCATACATGCCCCCTCCTTATCCTACGGGCCCTGCCATGTACCCCCAACCTGTTCCTGCACAAGCCGGCTTTATCCAACCTGATCTGCCCCCCGAAGAGGCAGGCGTCATCAAAACAGAACCAAATCTAGCAG ATGATGAGGAACATCAGATGTTTGTGTCATCCTTTGAAGAAGATAAGGTTCAGAAAGCGTTTATCAGAAAG GTGTTCAGTGTGATAACGATTCAGCTACTAGTCACGTTCACTGTAGTCTGTGTGTTCACCTTCTCAAAAACAGTCAAGGCAGCAGTTCGGCATAATATCTGGGCGTACCTCAGTTCATACATCATCTTTTTGGTGGTGGCCCTATGTCTTTCCATCTCAACCAAATTCAGTCGCTCACATCCCTGGAACCTGATTGGACTG TCAGTGATCACGCTGAGTCTGTCCTACATGGTGGGAACTGTAGCCTCATATCACAACACAGATGCTGTGATCATCGCTTTAGGATCAACTCTGGTCATCTCATTCACCATCATCATTTTCTCTGCCCAG ACTCGTTTGGACTTCACCATTTGTAATGGCATTCTGCTTGTACTGTCCGTCAACTTTCTCATGTTTGGATTCTTCACCATCTTTTTCTACACCAATGTTCTGCAAGTTTTCTACGGTTTTCTGGGAGCCCTTCTTTACGCTATG TTCCTGGCAGTGGACTGTCAGTTGGTGATGGGCAGGAAAAAATACAGCCTTAGTCCTGAAGAGTATGTCTTCGCTGCCTTAATTATCTACCTggatatcattctaatattcctCTACATTCTTATGATTTTGAGCGGAGGCTCCAAAAGTTAA
- the zgc:66427 gene encoding E3 ubiquitin-protein ligase ZNRF1, whose product MGTRSSRLHEEAASTPFDKDGIKRESCRRIRSTRPTSLMVEFSGSFDHDSETNRSRSEEGSDSDTGQQASGDGSPADRHTSPSLSSQASPTDESGADEKREEDGSPGGPVGGEEIGRAPQRTFSERLPSGRHSSTSGVTARSARVRGTHARPVSEAWIGLYRLNNRHGAIRCPFCTKPFPGGRIEEHLLSCLTSPPLPYNTDVLAKDSGECSICLEDLLQGETIARLACLCVYHKSCIDTWSKVKPCCPEHPFE is encoded by the exons ATGGGGACGAGATCGAGCCGTTTACACGAGGAAGCTGCTTCGACACCTTTCGATAAAGATGGCATCAAGAGAGAATCCTGCCGACGAATCCGAAGCACCAGGCCCACTAGCCTCATGGTGGAGTTCTCCGGGAGTTTCGATCATGACTCCGAGACGAACCGCAGCCGGTCGGAGGAGGGCAGCGACTCGGATACCGGGCAGCAGGCGAGCGGCGACGGCAGTCCCGCCGACCGCCACACATCCCCGTCGCTGAGCAGCCAGGCCTCGCCGACGGACGAGAGCGGAGCCGATGAGAAACGCGAGGAGGACGGCAGTCCAGGAGGCCCTGTGGGCGGGGAGGAAATAGGCCGTGCACCGCAGCGCACTTTCTCGGAGCGTTTGCCCAGCGGTCGCCATTCTTCCACCAGCGGCGTCACGGCGAGGTCCGCCCGGGTGAGAGGGACCCACGCACGGCCAGTCTCTGAGGCGTGGATCGGCCTCTACAGACTCAACAACCGCCACGGTG CTATTCGCTGTCCTTTTTGCACCAAGCCGTTCCCTGGAGGGCGGATCGAGGAACACCTCTTAAGTTGTCTGACTTCTCCACCTCTCCCTTATAACA CGGATGTGCTTGCTAAGGACAGTGGAGAATGCTCAATCTGCCTCGAAGACCTCCTACAGGGAGAAACCATTGCTCGACTGGCTTGCCTGTGCGTCTACCATAAGAG CTGCATTGACACATGGAGCAAAGTGAAGCCATGCTGCCCTGAGCATCCTTTTGAATGA
- the LOC127499718 gene encoding cerebellin-1-like gives MKIIAMKMLAAQKMLLLLCVWVSLAHDSITSAQLKSIEERLTATEETLKELKRENEALRILTRAASNKLESLQAENRAKEVAFSVGLVASGSQQFGPFEARTPLIYKKIFTNTGNAYDSNTGIFTAPVNGVYFFRFYAHAHSSKQMAVSLLKNNQTQCSVFTEKPVTNANASNGVVLSLEKGDQVSTQLWDNSWVYDYESSFTSFSGFLLFPL, from the exons ATGAAAATCATAGCTATGAAGATGTTGGCAGCTCAAAAGATGCTTTTATTGCTCTGTGTTTGGGTCTCACTGGCACATGATTCAATCACATCGGCACAGCTGAAGAGCATTGAGGAAAGGCTGACAGCCACAGAGGAAACTCTGAAAGAGCTGAAGAGAGAGAATGAAG CTTTAAGGATTTTGACACGAGCCGCAAGTAATAAACTTGAATCTCTCCAGGCAGAGAATAGAG CCAAAGAGGTTGCCTTTTCAGTTGGACTTGTGGCATCTGGATCACAACAATTTGGGCCCTTTGAAGCTCGGACACCCCTGATCTACAAAAAAATTTTCACTAACACGGGAAATGCGTATGACTCCAACACAG GTATTTTCACAGCACCAGTGAATGGAGTCTACTTCTTCAGATTTTATGCTCACGCTCACTCTTCTAAACAAATGGCAGTCAGTCTCcttaaaaataatcaaaccCAGTGCTCTGTGTTTACTGAGAAGCCCGTGACCAATGCTAACGCCAGCAATGGTGTCGTTCTCTCGCTGGAGAAGGGTGATCAAGTGAGCACACAGCTGTGGGACAACAGCTGGGTTTATGATTATGAAAGCAGCTTCACCAGTTTCAGCGGTTTTCTGCTTTTTCCTCTGTGA